In Nitrospirota bacterium, one genomic interval encodes:
- a CDS encoding M28 family peptidase, producing the protein MNGSTRSGTLSFVVVILLGTFLCLLSLDGRAFAQSEEDQRAWFGALKSLSSERMIADVRTLSSPAFNGRQAGSADDLRSAQWVAQELTLAGVQLPLIDNKGIAFPSPGASKEEPAGIMASMVSTPLLEPDPVVRTGATDQLVTAQLGRDYLPVFDSPSADLQGQVVFVGYGIVDPAQGIDDYAGVDVKNCIVLFLRGKPDHYPSPVSHADKVRFARARGALAYLTATGPIISPYEIRRGATGRPSALYGQLAPDQALPGAWISTKLAETLLAGSSDESNPDHLRTLQEQLNNAPAARSRLVNRYASLHWKTTIEDGLLTNVVGMIPGTGPEAIIVGAHRDHFGRPAGLLFPGADDNASGTAIVLEVARALGKIDLRPQRTILFLSFSGHEKDSLGSRLYTSRPVIPLGSTKAMINIDHVGVGDGVLILRVTEFKKSTLKETGYAVGLVRKLDYYGFLPGGDDEPFKEAGISTVSIASGGAHPHMHQPTDTADTINPEILRNIARYVLALAWMLAGGQ; encoded by the coding sequence ATGAACGGCTCGACGCGCAGCGGCACTCTCTCCTTTGTTGTCGTCATTCTCCTGGGAACTTTCCTTTGCCTGCTTTCCCTCGATGGGCGCGCCTTCGCACAATCGGAGGAAGACCAGCGTGCATGGTTTGGTGCACTCAAGAGTCTGTCGAGCGAACGGATGATCGCCGACGTTCGCACGTTAAGCAGTCCGGCGTTCAACGGACGGCAAGCCGGATCCGCCGACGACCTTCGCTCTGCGCAATGGGTTGCACAGGAATTGACTTTGGCAGGGGTACAACTACCGCTTATTGACAACAAGGGAATCGCCTTCCCCTCTCCCGGGGCCAGCAAGGAAGAGCCCGCTGGCATCATGGCCTCGATGGTCTCGACGCCACTCCTCGAACCCGACCCGGTTGTTCGCACCGGCGCAACGGACCAGTTGGTCACAGCGCAGTTGGGTAGAGACTACCTCCCGGTCTTTGACTCCCCCTCTGCCGATCTCCAGGGTCAGGTCGTCTTCGTCGGTTACGGCATTGTCGATCCCGCTCAAGGCATCGACGATTACGCCGGCGTCGATGTGAAGAACTGCATCGTGCTCTTCCTGCGTGGCAAACCGGATCACTACCCAAGCCCTGTCAGCCACGCCGACAAGGTCCGCTTCGCACGAGCTCGAGGAGCCTTGGCCTATCTGACCGCAACAGGGCCGATTATCAGCCCATATGAAATTCGCCGCGGCGCCACGGGAAGGCCCAGCGCATTGTATGGGCAGCTCGCCCCTGACCAAGCCCTCCCTGGCGCATGGATCAGCACGAAGTTGGCCGAGACTCTCCTCGCCGGAAGCAGCGATGAGTCCAATCCTGACCACCTTCGCACCCTCCAAGAACAGCTCAATAACGCCCCAGCAGCGCGATCGCGCCTAGTCAATCGATATGCATCTCTCCATTGGAAAACCACGATAGAGGACGGCTTGCTGACGAACGTGGTGGGGATGATTCCTGGCACAGGGCCGGAGGCCATCATCGTTGGCGCCCATCGAGATCATTTTGGCCGCCCTGCAGGCCTCTTATTTCCTGGCGCTGACGACAATGCATCAGGAACGGCCATAGTCCTGGAGGTCGCACGGGCCCTTGGGAAAATCGACCTACGTCCTCAACGGACGATCCTCTTTCTATCATTCAGTGGACATGAGAAAGATTCGCTCGGGTCACGCCTCTATACATCGAGACCTGTCATCCCCCTCGGCTCAACGAAGGCCATGATCAACATCGACCATGTCGGAGTGGGAGACGGAGTGTTAATCCTCCGTGTCACAGAGTTTAAGAAATCCACGTTAAAGGAAACAGGGTACGCAGTGGGTTTGGTAAGAAAGCTTGACTATTACGGATTCTTGCCAGGCGGCGACGACGAACCGTTCAAAGAGGCAGGAATTTCAACCGTCAGCATCGCAAGCGGCGGGGCCCACCCGCACATGCATCAGCCTACCGACACCGCCGACACGATCAATCCGGAAATTTTGCGGAACATAGCACGGTATGTCCTCGCGCTGGCCTGGATGTTGGCGGGAGGGCAATGA
- a CDS encoding M28 family peptidase, with protein MNCAQRGCSSFLATVALLGIILILLPLGSQCFAQSEEDHRAWLRALDGLSGDRMLADVTTLSSPAYNGRQTGTTEDADSAKWVADRFLVSGLSLASVSLDPTSPARQGHGYGEGYMTAAVTVPKIAPNPALRISTANDSIILQPGRDYLPILDSPSAAVRGPIVFVGYGIVDKAQGIDDYDGVDATNAIVLFLRGKPTHYKSAISHADKVRLARQRGAIGYLTATGPVLSSYEGRRGVTGQPGAFYGLSLPSETLPGAWISTTLAEQILATPDHVPPNRLHGLQEHLNRSPATQSVSTGRLGSLAWQTSVEEGSLTNVLAFLPGSDPQKTHEVLVIGAHRDHFGQQAGLLFPGADDNASGTAVMLEVARAIMTAGARGTRTILFVSFSGEEQGLVGSQLYVEQPLAPISSTRAMINIDHAGIGDGRLTIGVTGFEKSLALEAGQTVGLADKLDLYGFFPGGDHVPFKEAGVPTVTVVSSGIHPHFHQPTDKADTVNKDILLVAARYVLALTWMLAGGQ; from the coding sequence ATGAACTGTGCGCAGCGCGGCTGTTCTTCCTTCCTTGCAACGGTCGCTCTCTTGGGGATCATCCTCATACTGCTGCCGCTGGGAAGCCAATGCTTTGCCCAATCGGAGGAAGACCATCGTGCATGGCTTCGAGCCCTCGATGGCCTGTCGGGAGATCGGATGCTTGCCGACGTGACCACACTCAGTAGCCCTGCCTACAATGGCCGCCAAACAGGAACAACGGAGGATGCTGACTCGGCAAAATGGGTCGCGGATAGATTTCTTGTTTCGGGTCTTTCATTGGCCAGCGTTAGCCTCGATCCAACCAGCCCTGCGAGGCAGGGCCATGGATACGGAGAAGGATACATGACCGCGGCTGTCACAGTGCCAAAGATAGCCCCGAACCCGGCGCTCCGCATTTCAACCGCCAATGACTCGATCATCCTTCAACCAGGGAGAGACTATCTCCCGATCCTCGATTCACCCTCCGCGGCAGTTCGCGGGCCAATCGTCTTTGTCGGTTATGGAATTGTCGACAAGGCCCAGGGGATTGACGATTATGACGGAGTCGATGCCACCAACGCGATCGTCTTGTTTCTCCGAGGCAAACCGACCCATTACAAGAGCGCCATCAGCCATGCGGACAAGGTGCGCCTCGCGCGTCAGAGAGGCGCCATCGGCTATCTCACTGCCACGGGGCCTGTGCTCAGCTCCTATGAGGGCCGGCGGGGTGTCACGGGACAGCCCGGTGCTTTTTATGGACTCTCACTCCCTTCAGAAACGCTCCCTGGCGCCTGGATCAGCACAACTCTGGCCGAGCAGATTCTGGCTACACCGGATCATGTACCGCCAAACCGACTGCATGGCTTGCAAGAACATCTGAATCGCTCCCCTGCCACACAATCGGTCAGCACCGGCCGATTGGGCTCGCTCGCTTGGCAGACAAGCGTGGAAGAAGGCTCCCTCACAAATGTACTCGCCTTCTTGCCCGGCAGCGATCCGCAGAAGACCCATGAGGTCCTCGTGATCGGCGCCCATCGTGACCACTTCGGACAACAGGCCGGCTTGCTATTTCCCGGCGCAGACGATAATGCCTCCGGCACGGCAGTGATGTTGGAAGTCGCCCGCGCAATTATGACGGCAGGCGCAAGGGGCACACGAACCATCTTATTTGTCTCGTTCAGCGGAGAAGAACAGGGGCTCGTCGGATCACAGCTCTATGTCGAACAGCCTCTCGCGCCGATCAGCTCGACCAGGGCTATGATCAATATCGACCATGCGGGGATCGGAGATGGCCGGTTGACGATCGGTGTGACGGGATTCGAGAAGAGCCTGGCGCTCGAAGCGGGACAGACTGTCGGCCTTGCCGACAAACTCGACCTGTACGGATTTTTCCCCGGCGGCGATCATGTTCCGTTCAAAGAAGCTGGAGTGCCAACCGTCACCGTCGTCAGCAGCGGCATCCACCCGCACTTCCATCAACCAACCGACAAGGCCGATACGGTCAACAAGGACATCCTGCTGGTCGCGGCCCGCTATGTCCTCGCGCTGACCTGGATGTTGGCGGGAGGGCAATGA
- a CDS encoding PAS domain S-box protein produces the protein MLTRVLRNSLSRKLMALFFAVFFISVCGLTYFAYTSSRDSMLQEFKIRGRTLAKAIASEARTYYDGQDVEGLTSLLQSLGEGEDVVAILAYTVSTTPWIEYSGIELTVEDLDFPDIGDIWQRDLALRKGHNVSEFGNVVVESSNHARKDGLVAAPPAGWVRVFLDRRALERRLNELIARTLLVSALTTLAGGALFILLLRRSLHVIGPLTAATKRVAQGDLRQTVPLSSSDELGELASCFNSMTEQLLNTTVSKNYVDNIIRSMNDTLIVFNPEGTIRSANLATLNLLGYEESELVGRDASMIFPSNDNPLRQDTYHDMLARGSINQTATTYRAKNGRTFPMLFSAAVIRNEDGALQGIACVAKDIAELKQAEEAIQEANQKLKMLDQLRSNFFADISHELRTPLTVIRGEAEVTLRGKDKPVAEYKTTLDRIVTLTNQLNKLVSDLLFLARSESSTLEIGKQPVLLLEVLQEVHREAQVLAMRRGAVADLTAPPESFIVDGDPHRLQQLFMTLVDNSVNYSIQGGTVEIRVSKSGSNVAVMIIDDGIGIPVEDLPHVFERFYRAKRQQRPTLHPGSGLGLPIAKWITEAHGGAISIASIVDRGTTVTVQLPLSTAEHNSNLSSPVRQEVRR, from the coding sequence ATGTTGACGCGTGTGCTAAGAAATTCATTGTCACGCAAGCTGATGGCCCTCTTCTTCGCCGTCTTCTTTATCTCTGTCTGCGGCTTGACCTACTTCGCCTATACATCCAGTCGCGACTCCATGCTCCAGGAATTCAAGATCCGAGGGCGAACGCTCGCCAAGGCCATCGCCTCAGAGGCCCGTACCTATTATGACGGGCAGGATGTTGAGGGATTGACTTCCCTTCTCCAGTCTCTTGGTGAAGGCGAGGACGTTGTGGCGATTCTCGCTTATACAGTGTCGACAACCCCGTGGATAGAATATTCAGGAATTGAACTCACTGTTGAAGACCTGGATTTTCCTGACATCGGCGATATCTGGCAAAGAGATCTCGCGCTGAGGAAAGGACACAATGTCTCGGAGTTCGGAAACGTCGTGGTCGAGTCATCGAACCATGCGAGGAAGGACGGTCTGGTCGCCGCTCCACCCGCCGGCTGGGTCAGGGTCTTCCTGGACCGAAGGGCGCTCGAACGGCGCCTCAACGAATTGATCGCCCGGACCCTCTTGGTCAGCGCCCTGACCACCCTGGCCGGAGGCGCCCTGTTCATCCTGCTGCTCAGACGATCTCTACACGTAATCGGCCCCCTCACAGCAGCAACCAAGAGAGTGGCGCAGGGAGATTTGCGCCAGACTGTCCCGCTGTCAAGCAGCGATGAGCTGGGCGAGTTAGCGAGCTGCTTCAACAGCATGACCGAGCAGTTATTGAATACCACTGTGTCCAAGAACTACGTGGACAACATCATTCGTTCCATGAACGATACCCTCATCGTCTTCAACCCGGAAGGCACGATACGCAGCGCCAACCTGGCGACCCTGAATCTCCTCGGCTACGAGGAAAGTGAATTGGTGGGAAGAGACGCTTCCATGATCTTTCCGTCGAACGACAACCCGCTGCGCCAAGACACGTATCACGACATGCTCGCCCGTGGCTCGATCAATCAGACCGCGACGACCTATCGCGCGAAGAATGGCCGAACATTCCCGATGCTTTTTTCCGCCGCCGTCATCCGGAACGAGGATGGAGCTCTTCAAGGAATTGCCTGTGTCGCCAAGGACATTGCCGAACTGAAGCAAGCGGAGGAGGCAATCCAGGAGGCCAACCAGAAACTGAAAATGCTCGACCAACTGCGATCGAATTTTTTCGCCGATATCAGCCATGAGCTTCGAACGCCCCTGACCGTCATACGCGGCGAAGCCGAAGTGACTCTGCGAGGCAAAGACAAGCCGGTCGCCGAGTACAAGACCACCCTGGATCGGATCGTCACCCTTACGAACCAGCTCAACAAACTCGTGAGCGATCTGCTGTTCCTCGCACGATCAGAGTCGAGCACGTTGGAAATCGGCAAACAGCCGGTCCTGTTGCTCGAAGTCCTGCAGGAAGTCCATCGGGAAGCCCAGGTCCTCGCCATGCGCCGTGGCGCCGTAGCGGACCTGACAGCTCCGCCGGAGTCTTTCATTGTGGATGGAGATCCCCATCGCCTGCAGCAACTATTCATGACTCTGGTCGACAACTCGGTCAACTATTCGATCCAGGGCGGGACCGTCGAGATCCGTGTCTCGAAATCAGGCAGCAATGTGGCGGTCATGATCATCGACGATGGGATTGGAATCCCGGTTGAGGACCTTCCTCACGTCTTCGAGCGCTTTTATCGGGCGAAGCGACAGCAGAGGCCCACCCTCCATCCTGGTTCGGGTTTAGGGTTGCCGATCGCGAAATGGATTACGGAAGCTCACGGAGGAGCGATCTCTATTGCCAGCATCGTGGACAGGGGGACTACGGTGACCGTTCAGCTTCCTCTCAGCACGGCTGAGCATAATTCGAATCTCTCCTCTCCAGTCAGACA